The genomic window CCGGCGCAGTTCACCGGCGCGACCATCGTCACGCTCGAAACCAACTATCGGTCGACGCAACCCATTCTCGATGTCACCAACACCGTCATCTCCCGGGCGCGCGAACGCTATACGAAAAACCTGCGCACCCACCGGTCCGGCGGCGACCTTCCGGCGCTCGTGACCGCGCGGGACGAGCACGATCAAACACGGTGGGTCGTGGACCGGGTGCTCGAGCTCCACGAATCCGGTACGCCGCTGCGCGAGATCGCGGTGCTCTTTCGCGCCGGCTACATGTCCGCCGACCTCGAGATCGAGCTCACCAATCGCAAAATCCCGTTCGAGAAATGGGGCGGCCTCAAGTTCCTCGAAGCGGCGCACGTCAAAGACGTGCTCGCCTTCCTTCGGTTGGTCGAGAACCCGCGGGACGAGGTGAGCTGGTATCGCGTGCTCCTGCTGCTGCCGGGCATCGGCGAGGCGACTGCGCGCGCCGCGGTCGAGCGCATTGCGGCAGCGGCGTGGGACCCGCAGGCCCTCGCCGCGTGCACGCCGCCCGCGCGGGCCCGAGCGGCGCACGACTCGCTGGTCACGCTGCTGGCGACGTTAGGCGAAACGGGACACGGCGCGCCGGCGGTCGCCGGCGAGATCGCGCTCGTGCGCCGCCTCTACGACGACATTCTGCGCGAGCGCTACGACAACATCGAGCCGCGCCTCGCCGATCTCGACCAGCTCGAAGTGATTGCCGGCCACTTCCCGTCGCGCGCCGCATTTCTGAGCGAGCTCGCGCTCGAGCCGCCATCCGGCACCCAAGATCTCGCCGGCCCAGACGATCGCGTGGACGACGCCCTCATACTCAGCACCGCGCACAGCGCCAAGGGCCGCGAATGGGACGCCGTCTTCATCATCTGGGCAGTGGATGGCTGGTTCCCATCATCACGCGCGCTCCGCGACGACGATGAAGCCGAGGAAGAACGACGTCTCATGTACGTCGCGATGACGCGGGCGCGCCATCAGCTCGCGGTCGTGCACCCGCTCAACACGTACGGCTCGCGATGGGGCTCGGAGTACACCATCGATCAGTTGTCGCGCTTCATCGACGGCGGAGTGCGCGAGCGCATGCGCCGGGTGGCGGCTGTGGCCGAGGTACAGCAGCCGGCTCCGGCAGCCGCGGCGCCGGTCGGACCACCGCTCGACCTCCGCGCGCTGGTGCGCGGTCGCTTCGGCGCCGGCGGCAACGCCTAACGGACGGCCGAGTCGCCGGCCGCGCCGGACGCGGCGTGCGCTGTCACCCAGTCGCGCACGGCGCCATACGGATCGTTCGGCCGCGACTTGGCCAGCGCGATGATCTCGGTCACGGCGCGATGCAAATCGCCGCCCTCGCGATCGAGCACGTCGTCGAACAGATCGAGACCCGTTCGATAGACACGCCGCGAGAGCACGATCGCGTTGTTGAGCACCAGCTGCACGCGCACCCCGGGCGGGATCCCGGGCAATCGCGGCAGCACGTCCTGCATGAAGTGCGTACGCGCCCTCGCGAACACGGTGTCGCGCGCCGCAAGCCGCGCCGCCGCGCTGGCCGGATGCGCGCGAAACGCCGAATCGAGCCCGTCGAACACACTCTGCCAGAATGCGCCTAACAATCGATCGCGCGCCCAATCCTGTCGGCTCTCCCGCAGGTGCACCGTGTCGCCGCGCGAAGCGAAGAACCGCATCGCCCCGTGCGCACCCACGAAGTTCGCGAACGACTCGTTGAACACTGCCTGTCCCGGCGCATAGAACGTGTTGTGCGTCAACTCGTGAATCACGGTGTTCGCCAGACTCGCCGTGTCCTCGTGCAGCGTACTCGATACCAGCGGGTCTTCGAACCAACCGAGCGTACTGAACGCCGACGCCGGACGCACGTACGTGTCCAGCCCCTTCGCCTCGAGCGACTTCGCCTCGTCGAACGCGCCCTGTTTCGTGAAATAGCCCTTGTACGGCACGCGACCGACGATCGGAAACCACCACGTGTACGGTCGCAGCCGGTCGCGGTACGCGGCACCCACCACCAGGACCAGCGTGTCCGAATCGAGTCGGCTGTAGGTGGTGAAGCTCTCGTCGGCGTCGAGGTGCAGCGAGTCGGCGGCAAACGTTCGCGCCTCGAGCACCAGCTGCAGCTTGGCCCGTGTCACGGGATCGGTGGACGGCGATGCGATCAGCGCGCTGATCGAGCGCCGGCGGACCAGGATCTTTCCCTCTTCCCACGCGGCCTTGGCGAGATAGCGGCCAATCGGCGTGAGCACCAGAAACGCGACCACCAGCACGAGGACGGCGACGAGTATCCGTCCGA from Gemmatimonadaceae bacterium includes these protein-coding regions:
- a CDS encoding ATP-dependent helicase; this translates as MSLESHTQSLNAAQLAAAQHGDGPLLIIAGAGTGKTRTLVHRVAHLVATGVRPHRILLLTFTRRAAQEMLERAERLVGGTKGRVHGGTFHATAHRLLRAYGEAAGIAKDFTILDQGDAVDLMGIARARLGFGQRASRFPKKETLHHVYSRHINTDIPVDDVLRDEFPQFADDAPEVRRVFADYIARKEERNLVDYDDLLLFWAGMLEGSAELATRIAGLYDHVLVDEYQDTNLLQARILRGMCRTHRNITVVGDDAQSIYAFRGANIRNILDFPAQFTGATIVTLETNYRSTQPILDVTNTVISRARERYTKNLRTHRSGGDLPALVTARDEHDQTRWVVDRVLELHESGTPLREIAVLFRAGYMSADLEIELTNRKIPFEKWGGLKFLEAAHVKDVLAFLRLVENPRDEVSWYRVLLLLPGIGEATARAAVERIAAAAWDPQALAACTPPARARAAHDSLVTLLATLGETGHGAPAVAGEIALVRRLYDDILRERYDNIEPRLADLDQLEVIAGHFPSRAAFLSELALEPPSGTQDLAGPDDRVDDALILSTAHSAKGREWDAVFIIWAVDGWFPSSRALRDDDEAEEERRLMYVAMTRARHQLAVVHPLNTYGSRWGSEYTIDQLSRFIDGGVRERMRRVAAVAEVQQPAPAAAAPVGPPLDLRALVRGRFGAGGNA
- a CDS encoding aminopeptidase, coding for MRSPARIIGRILVAVLVLVVAFLVLTPIGRYLAKAAWEEGKILVRRRSISALIASPSTDPVTRAKLQLVLEARTFAADSLHLDADESFTTYSRLDSDTLVLVVGAAYRDRLRPYTWWFPIVGRVPYKGYFTKQGAFDEAKSLEAKGLDTYVRPASAFSTLGWFEDPLVSSTLHEDTASLANTVIHELTHNTFYAPGQAVFNESFANFVGAHGAMRFFASRGDTVHLRESRQDWARDRLLGAFWQSVFDGLDSAFRAHPASAAARLAARDTVFARARTHFMQDVLPRLPGIPPGVRVQLVLNNAIVLSRRVYRTGLDLFDDVLDREGGDLHRAVTEIIALAKSRPNDPYGAVRDWVTAHAASGAAGDSAVR